The genomic DNA TGTACGATTCAGCTGAGGCTGTCCGAAAGCTGTACACTACTTGATATCCTCTTCCTTTTGAACAGTTTGCATGCATGTAAATTACCCATGATGGGTAATAACCTATCACAAAAACCacaagagaaaaaaaataagcCTGCTGACATTAACCAACTCACTAGGATTCTTACTCAACATACATTAGAAAGAAAAATTAGCTGTACAAGATTTCCTTTCATGCTTCTCTGCAGCAGGAATGTTTCTGCATAGAAAATGTACTGCACAACTGGTTTAGCCTCACCCAAATTCCAATAATTGTCTTCTGATGTGTTTTAAGCACTGCTATCCAGTCTGAATTTCACTAAGGAGGTCCTCAAACTGTCAGGGGATTTGATGTACAAGGAAACTCTTTCTGCGAGTACTGACAAAACTACAAAACTTTTGCAATCAATATTTTTACAGTTTTGTGAAATAAAATTCAAAATTAAActacttttttaaattttagaAAATCAAGGACACTACTTTGTCTCAAATATTGATGGTGtgaattaaacattttttattttgagCTTGGGTATCTTATCACCTCTAATACTCTGACAGAAACCACACAAAATCAAAAATTAACATTCCAACAATATAGAATCAAAAACAGATGGCTAAAGTATTAAATTACACAGTGCTAGTTATTTTGGCTGTGACCTCAAATTCCTGGACAACCATTCCATTCAAATTGTGCACGGAGCAAATTTGACACAGACCACAGATTTCCTGAACCCTCCTAATAGGTGAAGACATTGATCAGCTCATGAATTATTATTTTGATTGCTATATTGATTAGTATAGGTTGTTCCACTAGTTATAATACAAATCTTTATTCAGAGCTCGGGAGGCCAGGACATCAAAAAGTGAATAATTCTTCTTGCACATAGAAGAAACAtcctccgacacacacacacacacacatacacacacacacacagttacacactccTGCAGATGTCTCCGCAGTTAATTAAGTCAACAGATTAAGTCACTGCTCAAAGCCATTTCTCTCTAGTTTGTTAAGTTTGTCTGAACATGGAAGCCTGGTCTCCaattaaaaacagaaaataAGTTTTAAAAACTTAACCAAAAAGGTCTATTTGATTTTGGAATCTCTTTCCAAAAATAGAATTACTTTAGAACATTTCAGATTCAAAGGATGACAAAGGCCCTCTACCCAtttagatttttacatttctttttcTGTACAAATCCACATTAaccgataaaaaaaaaaaagaaagaaaagaaaaccctTAACACTTCACTGAAAGATTCGAAAACTGCATGTGCTTTGTAGTCAATATTGGGAACTCTAGCGAAGCTCATTTTTTAATGATCTATAAGTAGCATCTGTGCATAACTAGCCAAAGAAATTCATCCTAAGTTCAACATGTGTGTCCTCGAACGCTAAGCATGTTAAAAGGAAAAGACACATGCCAAAGACTCAGAATATTAATACAAGGCAAAGCGAAACTAATTTGATCTGGTcaaaaataaatacttgaaatgAACACAATAACCGAATAAAGACAAAGTtacaatgatgatgatgatgatgatgttctCCCAGTAACCTGCTGAGGCAGTCCCATCTCCTCTCCGTACAGTACATTAGGGAAAGCCTAAGGTCCAGGGTGAACCTGCTGGTCTTCTCACGATGGTGCCACCAGGAGCTTCAGCTCGgatcctcctccctccccgaCGCCGTCCAATGAAGACACCGTACTGGTAGCACCTCTGACAAAAGCAAAGGATCTGGGTAAAGGATGGCAACGCAACCCTTCTTGCTCTGGTCTGTCGGCAAAAGTTCTGAACCTCTGAGCTTCCGTAGCTCCAGGAGGGTGTGGCCTTCTGTCACAGCTTCCTTTTTGTTATGTTTTGATTGTTGTATTCCATTTGGCGTGGCctcctttttttgaggggtggtGGGCGTCGCCCATGGGCGGGGCTGGTCATCACGAACCAATGACCTGGACGTAGTTAGCAGGGTAGAGGCCCACCTCTCCGGTTTCCAGCTGCCCTTTACACCAGCCCTGCTCGTCTTCTTCTTCCAGCTTCATCAGCTCGTCACCTGCAACACACCAGCCATGACACACCTGACGTCGCTCACATCTCGCATAataagccacgcccaccctcTCTCAAAGTCTATGGTGTCAACAGTACTGCCTTCCATAACGAACTACTAGTTTGGAAATTTTAATGCCAGGCGGGTAAAACACGGTGCATGTGCAAAGTCACCACCAGGTGGCAGCACCACTGTGTTCTCTGCAGTGGGAGCTTGTGCCACGATTCATGACGCTACCATTACGTGAAGAAAGAAGATCATGGTTACAGTGAATCCTCTGGAGAATATGAATGACACTTGAAGCCAAACAACTGGTCCAAAAACCCCAGAGGACGTGGCATTCTGCTCCGGTAACTTTAGAACAAACAAACCCTTTAAAAACTAATTATGGTATTTTAGAAATCTAGAAGAAACAAATTACCAGGGAGACAACACACTTACCATGAAGATTAACAGAAGCGTCCTGTGTGGGTACTTATTGTCTACGTTTTATTAAACACACCCAGGATATGTGCTTTTCATACCGTAATCTGTTAGCATGCACAACTGGTGAACTGTTGGCAATGCATCGGCGGTCAGATTCTGACCACAAGACCACTGGTGGGCCGGATACCATTTGGATGGCTTTCTCTACATGGCTGTGACATACATGATACTGGGTGTCATGTCTAGCATGATCAGGTACTGGGGATTTTACATGACATCACTGCTGGCTGAAGACGCTGGTCTTTGATTGGCCACTGATTAAGTATGAACTATTAAGTCTTTAACTGCACACTTGATACACATGGCATCTCTATAAATGTCTTTAAGGAGGGTGGTGATCTGTCTCCATTTGACTAAACCCATTTCATTACATCCCATGTGTGTCATAGTCCCGGTTGTCCTTTCCCCAAGAACTGTGGTCCAGTGGACATAAAACAGTTCCTCacagttctgttttttttttttatcttgtttacaaacaagcaaaaaaaccaaaatgtaatgtaaaaaagCAAAGGGTAAGATATATTTCAGTATTTAAGGGTACAGGAATCCTCCACTCTCAACATTACCCACTTACCTGAAGCTGAGATTCTCTCATTCACTACATGCTTATAAAGCAACAGCATTCTAAATATGACACCCTAATACATGGAGGATCATATTACAGAGTGTGAAAATGTGACATGCCCACTGCTCACTGGTAGCAGCTAGTAAAGTAGTCAAACTGGTTTATCATTTTGAACTCCAAGTCGTTCATTATCAAAAGTTAATGCATGCTTTTTGAAATGGCTTTGCAATGCAGTCCATCAACACGATTTAGTGCTTCCAGAAACGAGGAAACAACATGTGAAGGTTTTCCAAGCTTCTGTGAAAGCAGCTGAGTCAGACATGCGTCCAGCCAGAGACACTTTCCCCAGATCAGTCTTGAGAAAACCTGTGCCTTAGGTTTTTCAAAAAAACCTTAGGTCTTTTGGTGATTTTAAACCCCAAATCACAGCCAAAAAATATCACTCATGCTCCGAGTTGTCTGGGTCTGTTCAACACGTCATCAGACAAGACAATCAGAACCATCATCTGATTAAGGGCTCAATCAGAGATCTTCTGGTCTGGGACGAGAACAGACCATCAAGACGATTCACACCACTCTGCAAGCCTTGGGGCGTGCTCAAacacagcttgtgtgtgtgtgtgtgtgtgtgtgcgcgcatgtatatatacacatacacatgtgtgCCATTAATAAAGCATTAGTAGGGATTAATACCTGCTTTAAAGCTCAGCTCATCAGACTCCTGACCAGTGTAATCATACAGCGCTCTAACGTGCACGCCTGCTaccttctcctcctcatcctcctcatcctccactcCGTTGGACGCTATGTATTTCCTGGGACTTTCTTCATCAGACCAGTCTGACGAGTAGTCCTTGGGCACTCTGCAGAGGGCAGAAACACGGCACTTACGGCTGACATTCCAACAGTCTGCAGAGACAGCtccatttttttaatcatttctgTTGATACACATTTTTAATCTTAGAACATAAAACATAGAAAAAAGCTCAGGAACCAAAATAGAAAATTAGGAAAGCCATCAAGACAGATACATTTTTTCCTCCAATgttgtaaaaatatataaataatagtgctgtcaattccaggtgccgcgattaaaagtcctcaccaggattttgctcaggcttcctggattgtgttgattccactaattttacctggattgctaattagaaaatctagcaagcttgagcaaaatcctggtgaggacttttaatcgcggcacctggaattgacagcactaataaataataaatatgatTTATATTATTTGTAATAAATATCTAGAAGCGAACAGATGCGAGGACTAATCACCACAGTCACCACAGACAAACATTTAGAAGGACAGAAAGCAACCTCCAAACACCTGCATTTATTGCACTGTGAAGCAGTTTTCTAGATCCTCCTAATCGAGGTCCCAAATGATTGGCTTACGAAAAGCCCAACACCACAGGGGGCAGTAGCCCAGAGGTTCTGTCCGTCTACTCCACTTAGCACGGTGCTCCGTGAGTCGGTTACGGAACCGGACTCGTGTATTAAACGGACATCGGTGAAGCATCAGTGTGTGAACAGTGTGTGAACAAAGCTTCTGgtctgctgcccccccccctcccccgataaATGCAGGGTCACAAAAGGAAGTGACCGTTCACTGACATTCTCTGTGATGAGTCACCGAAGGTCTCGTAGTGGGCGTTCCCCCCGTGCCACCTGCGGGTtccagagtcacacacacacacaccagactaaTGATGGTGACAGAAGCTGGGGCTTGGAGGCTTAATAACACACTCTCAGCTGATGCTCTGtctgaatgaatgtgtgtgtctgtgtgcatgaggtgtgtgtgtgtgtgtgtgtgtgtgtgtgtgtgttgtgtgttgtgtgggtggtACATATGTGGTCCTCATTTGTTTTCGTGAGGCTACTGTATAATACATCCAGTGTGACACTATACAAATACTAGAAATAGTTAATTCTTTAGACCTCACTTtagctccacccacaccctctgagagagagagagagagagagagagaaaagagagagagagagagagaaaagacagacagacagacagacatgcacgcacgcacgcacgcacacagagacTGTGCTGAATAAGCCCAACAGAACTGCTGTTGTAATAATTAGCTTGCTTCCAACTACAGCAGGAAGAAGCCTCCTCAGGGAGCCACGGTTACCAagacaataaaaacaaaaacaaataaataacagcCAATGGCACTGCATCAGAAACATTACATTTCACGATGAAGAGATCCAGATATGGAGACGTCTTTCCACAGGTCGTGCAGGTTTAACTCTGCCTTGTTAATTTTGGCAAATGTCACCAGCATGGATTTTCCTTAACGAATAAGCAGCTTTGTGATCTCAAAGCTTCTGAACAGGAAACCCAAGACAGTCCAGACCATTTATTACATATGTAGCAAAAAGACTCGAGCCTTCGTCGGGGAGAAGTACTTCATCAAGACAatagaaacaaaacacaaatggggtgtgtgggagagagggggggagggggagagggagagagagagagagagagagaaaaagagaaagagagacctgGTGGTGTCCTGTGGAGTTGGAGGAGCTTCGCTCGTAGCCGAGACGATGTTGGTCAAGGTGACCACGTCATCACTGGCACGGCTATTTCTCTGTTTGCGGCCAATCGGGCGGTTAGCCTCTGGAGACCattcctacatacacacacaaatataaataaGGCAGCTACTTGCATTATTACACAATTTTACCCCCACATGCCCCAGAAAGACCACAAGCTGCCTAGCTCGCCACACACTGGGCCGAGATCTGGAGGCAGTCCCACAACCCGGAGACCTGCCGAGCTGAAGGTAGTGAGAATGCGCCCGGCCCAAAGAGCTGGAGTGTGAGGGGGACGAGAACAGCTCTGGGCTCCTCTGGTGCCAGCAGGTAGGCACAGAGCAAGGCCGCTCTGGGCACGCTCGCCGAGCACCAATCAGGCTCCTCCTACTGCTTAATTATGCATTCAGACCGGGAAGGAGAAGTTGTGGTTTTTGGGACATGCTCAAGCTAtgcagaagacacacacacgcccacaatATTCGTTTTGTGAAAACGTGGACTCTGCCACTAGGCGTGTAAGGGCAGCGTTGACGGAGAGGCGGGGTTCTGCTCGAGGCTGGAGCGCTGggagcagaggaagagaaagaggagaagagagagaggagaggaggggaggagtcacTTCTGGCAGAGCCAGGAGGATCCCACATTCCAGAAGCCACTTGTGGCCTTGCCCAGACAACAGCGCATTCACTCTGAGCCCGTTAGGATTCGCCATGCTCAGAGCTCACGGCTTGAAACGGCTCAGCCAATCACCACTCACATACAGCTGCCCCGTTCAGAGCTCCTACTGGAAATGTCATATCTTCTGCCTAAGCAAATGTTGGCATGTCAGGTCGTTTGTTCATGGCTGGAATAATACTGGATTGACCTTTAAATTAGGCTAGAATTGGGTAATGCATGTTGTACCTCAAACTGGTGCCAGTTCATGTTGTTCCTCAAACTTGGGGCTATTTTTACCGTACCTCAGACTGGGGCCAGTTTCACCTGTACACACTGGAACCAGTTCACGTCGGAACTCAAACTGCAGCTTGTTTGTTCTTCACCTTAAACTGGATATCAGGTCAGACTGCAACAGAAactggggtcacggtgtacctCAAACTGGGGCCAGTTCATGCTCATGCCGGGACCGTGGGTGTTCCTCCACCAGCGCAGGTCCTCCACGTCACTGGCCGCGTTGATGGTCTGGCCCAGGTCACGGTACAGCGCCTTGTACCTGAGTGAAACATTTCCACACGCTCTTTAAATTGCTCATGAGGTACCGGTGTTAATACAAACATGGACACGAAATGGCTGCAAGTTCGTCCTGTTCTGCTCGCTCGCCATCCCAAAAAGCTGATCGTAATAGCAGTTATCAAAACCCAAAGTGATTGCACACAGCCCGCTGGCGTGAGTCACCGCTGAGGCCTTTGTGAAAAGCGGGTGGGATGGCGGGAACACGCCTTCAACAAACCCAGCGGCTCGGACGGGAGACTCCTGGGGGCAATTGGCACCGGCCGACCAAAAGCTCGACAGCAGCTGGGTAGTTACACCAGGGGGCAACAGAGGGGGTTCTGTTACTGCAAACAGCAATGGCAGGGTGGGgggatgttttgttttgttttttatccAACATGAACTGCAGTTACATCCACGTTGATACAGAACAAAATAAGGCAAAAGGTGATATTTGCTCATCATCTAAAGGCAAGAACAGCCCACAAGCTCTGCCCTTGTCTCAGCCTCAGTCCTAAAACCCTCTGGTTAATGAACAACAACAGGCACAACATTCCTTTTTAAGTAAACAATGATAGTCCATGGTCAAAGAAACTTGTAGCTACTTATTAatagttaaaaaaaattttgtgcATTTGCACTAATTTCCTGCTTGACGTATTTGGCAGATCCGGAGGGACACTCCAGCCCGGTTAAACGTGGCCCGCGGGAGGGTCCCGTCCACTCACCCTTCATCGCTGGAGATGTCCAGGTGGTGGTGTATGTCCAGTAGCACGTCCTTGAAGAACAGCAGGCGCTTCTTCTCGGCCTCCTGCGTGATCTCGAACACCTGCTCCATGTCCTCCATGTAGCGCGGGTTACAGCGGTTCAGCTCGTCCAGAGCCCGCTCGTAGCGCTCCTTGGCCTGGTGCGACACACACCCCCAGCTCACGGTTACACTCCCCACCACGCCTAGCTTTCATTTTCCAGCGCAGCACAAAGCACCGAATGGCTACGAACGTAAACGAAGACTAGCTGTTACGACAAGTACGCTGTATGATAACGTGGAACATGGGAGGGACGGCGTTTATTCATGGATAACGAAGTTAGCATGTCAACGTTTGTGGTGCATGGAAGAAAGGAAAAGCCGACAGCAGGTTCCCCtctacagcaaaaaaaaaaacccctccaAAATGTAACAAGACTTTTTAAACGGACATTTACACTTACAAGAATTTTTTGGCACAGTGTAATCGTGTTTACGGATCATTTAGGCGGAAAGACAAGTCTTGCTTTGCTCATTAGCAAACGCCGTTTCAGTAACATGTTCTAAGTTGAACATGTGAATGTATCAAAGacaattggtgtgtgtgtgtgggtgtgtgtgtgtgactccaaATCTGTGAGTTTTTCAATCTGCTTTGGGGAGTTTAATCCTCTGGCATTCCAGCCTTTGCCAGCGTAGCAgatgaggtgaggggtgtgattGACATTTTGTACTTTCACTTCGGAGCGGGTGAACTCTGCTCAGCctggagggggcggggtggtgtgtgtgtgtgtgtgtgtgtgtgtgtgtgtgtgtgggggggggggggggggggtgatagtCCCGCCAGCTGGTCTCGGCCTGCCTCGATCAGACAGGAGTGAACTCACTCGCACCCGCTTTTGTAGAGAAAGGACAAGCACCCCTCACGAATGTGACTGAAGTCCACCATTGCACTGTTAAAGGCCGTTCACATGTAGACTGTGGGAGAACTGCTGTTGGAACAAGTGCTGTTTTCACTACTCTGTTTGGACATTAATAATGAGTTTTCCATTCACTGCTGTTCTCAGCAGCAGAAACCGGCTATGAAAAAGTTAATATTTCAGTACATATGGGTTTAATGGAATTATGCGTAAGCCTATAATAATAGATAGTTTAATGTTTATGCTACATTCTGGAGAGGAGGGTCTTTATTGTTGTGGTACACTATGTAAGAGAAGAGGAGTTTATGGTGGTATCTCTGCCAGAGACTCCATCACGCCTGCAGTCTTAATGCAACTTGTGCCAAGACTTCCCCACATCTTGTATGTTCCCAAAATAAAAGGTCACATGGACATTATGAGTCACATCCATAAACATACAATGCAATTACTGCCAAAGAAGATTCATAACAATGGCTGCcccaacactgaacacacaccagcacgaTTAGCAAACAAGCCTCCTCTTGCCCAGAGCAACTCGGGCATTCTACACTTCCACCCACCGCACACACCGCCAGCTCAAACTTCACCGAGCATACTTCACTCGCAACCATTCATAACATCAGGCTGGAGGCAACTCCAATCACCACTTAATAAAGCAACCCGCATAACCGATTTCCTAACAGATTAGGCAGGTAACCCTCGTGTCCCAGGAGGAGACGTAGCGAGGACTCGGTTATGGGTGGTGTCGCCGTCTCACCTTCTCCGCCTCCTGCTTGCACCGGTCCACTCGCACCGTGAACTTGTTCACCTCCTCCGGGGACTTGGTGGGGTCGGCCTTGGCGTGGTTCTCGCGGGTCAGCGCCGTCCTCTCCTCCTTCCGGGCCTGGTGGTAGGTCTTCTTGGAAGCCTCCACCTGCCACCGAAGGAACGGAACGGTCAGCGGTCAGTCGGATGACCCTGTCGCGACGCCACAGAGACGCGGGACGGGGAGCGCTCACCTCCTTCAGCTTGCGCACCCAGGGCTTCTGGGCCTTCCGAAAGCCTTCGTCCGCCTCCTTGGTCTCCCGGAAGCCTCCCATCATCTGCTTGTGGAAGGCGTCCTTTTGCCAGCCGCGGACCTTCTCGCTGTCTTCACTCATCAGCCGCTCCTTCAGCTCCATGTGGATCTCGCTCAGCTTGTCGGCCGCGTCCATGAAGGCGTGCCAGGCCTTCTCCAGCGTGCCGTACTGCGGCCCTGCCAGAGGGAGAGAAGACCCAGCCGTGAACCTCCTGCTCCTGAGGAGGAAACACCATCTTCTGAACACAAGCTATTAGACCTGCTTAAATAGGGAATCCTTAACAGTTTTCTTCAGCACTACCAACAATGCATCGTGAtgcatgaaagaaaaaaaacaaaaaacaaaacacaacataaGGCATCAGCTGGCTAGAATCTGTCTGGTGAAAGAGGGAGGTGGAGTCACCTTTCTCAACCACGCCCCTCCACTTCCTGGACCAATCGTACAGCTGCTGGGAGTAGGCCTTCTCGATCTTGGCGCGTTCCTGGAAGCAGGCCACCAGCTCGTTGCAGAGCCTGTAGCCGTCGTCAACACGCTTCACCGTGCGCTTGTAGTTCCCCGGCTACGCGCAGGGAAAGAGAGTTACGCGGTTACGGTTACATTCGCAGTTACACTCGGAGAGTTGCGCTTCCCGGGGAAAGCAAGAACAAACTAGTTCTCTTCAGGTGCTGTAAGGTTTCCAATACAAATTGGCAGTCTTTCATGGCAATAACATTTGGAGGAATAATTTCAAACATAATAGTTATATTGACAGAGCTTGTCACCATTAATCACGATTAAATTGCTCTTGAACTCATTTCAATCAGACAAGCCCAACGACGTGCGCGGACACATGCTGCCTACAGTGTGAAAGCTTCTACACCAGGAGCCTTCGCTCCAACAAGCAAGCAGATATGGAAACATGgagtctcctctctctccctctgcaagTGCTTGGGAGTCGGCCTCCACCCTGTTGACAGCTTTGGAGAGCGGCACGCTGGTGGCAGCTGCCAATTTGAGAGAGTGTGTTCGTAGCgagggtggagaagggtgaAGCTTTCACTCCTGgttcactcctcacacacacaaactaatttTCCCACCTATGTGTACAAACCGACCAAACCAAAGCTTGATTTGAGAGTGCAACTCTTGGACAAATGACTTGCTCTGGGTGCCGTGTTTGGTACATAagacgtacgtgtgtgtgtgtgtgtgtgtgtgtgtgtgtgtctcacgaaGGAGCCTCACCTCCCAGAAACTACCACAGCTCCCAACGTCCTGCAGCTCACCGTTGGAAGACATCTGGTCGTCCTTGCAGCACAGAATGATGGC from Brachyhypopomus gauderio isolate BG-103 chromosome 12, BGAUD_0.2, whole genome shotgun sequence includes the following:
- the pacsin3 gene encoding protein kinase C and casein kinase substrate in neurons protein 3 isoform X1; translated protein: MSSNGELQDVGSCGSFWEPGNYKRTVKRVDDGYRLCNELVACFQERAKIEKAYSQQLYDWSRKWRGVVEKGPQYGTLEKAWHAFMDAADKLSEIHMELKERLMSEDSEKVRGWQKDAFHKQMMGGFRETKEADEGFRKAQKPWVRKLKEVEASKKTYHQARKEERTALTRENHAKADPTKSPEEVNKFTVRVDRCKQEAEKAKERYERALDELNRCNPRYMEDMEQVFEITQEAEKKRLLFFKDVLLDIHHHLDISSDEGYKALYRDLGQTINAASDVEDLRWWRNTHGPGMSMNWPQFEEWSPEANRPIGRKQRNSRASDDVVTLTNIVSATSEAPPTPQDTTRWHGGNAHYETFGDSSQRIVPKDYSSDWSDEESPRKYIASNGVEDEEDEEEKVAGVHVRALYDYTGQESDELSFKAGDELMKLEEEDEQGWCKGQLETGEVGLYPANYVQVIGS
- the pacsin3 gene encoding protein kinase C and casein kinase substrate in neurons protein 3 isoform X2, which produces MSSNGELQDVGSCGSFWEPGNYKRTVKRVDDGYRLCNELVACFQERAKIEKAYSQQLYDWSRKWRGVVEKGPQYGTLEKAWHAFMDAADKLSEIHMELKERLMSEDSEKVRGWQKDAFHKQMMGGFRETKEADEGFRKAQKPWVRKLKEVEASKKTYHQARKEERTALTRENHAKADPTKSPEEVNKFTVRVDRCKQEAEKAKERYERALDELNRCNPRYMEDMEQVFEITQEAEKKRLLFFKDVLLDIHHHLDISSDEGYKALYRDLGQTINAASDVEDLRWWRNTHGPGMSMNWPQFEEWSPEANRPIGRKQRNSRASDDVVTLTNIVSATSEAPPTPQDTTRVPKDYSSDWSDEESPRKYIASNGVEDEEDEEEKVAGVHVRALYDYTGQESDELSFKAGDELMKLEEEDEQGWCKGQLETGEVGLYPANYVQVIGS
- the pacsin3 gene encoding protein kinase C and casein kinase substrate in neurons protein 3 isoform X3; this encodes MSSNGELQDVGSCGSFWEPGNYKRTVKRVDDGYRLCNELVACFQERAKIEKAYSQQLYDWSRKWRGVVEKGPQYGTLEKAWHAFMDAADKLSEIHMELKERLMSEDSEKVRGWQKDAFHKQMMGGFRETKEADEGFRKAQKPWVRKLKEVEASKKTYHQARKEERTALTRENHAKADPTKSPEEVNKFTVRVDRCKQEAEKAKERYERALDELNRCNPRYMEDMEQVFEITQEAEKKRLLFFKDVLLDIHHHLDISSDEGYKALYRDLGQTINAASDVEDLRWWRNTHGPGMSMNWPQFEEWSPEANRPIGRKQRNSRASDDVVTLTNIVSATSEAPPTPQDTTRWHGGNAHYETFGDSSQRIVPKDYSSDWSDEESPRKYIASNGVEDEEDEEEKVTS
- the pacsin3 gene encoding protein kinase C and casein kinase substrate in neurons protein 3 isoform X4, whose amino-acid sequence is MSSNGELQDVGSCGSFWEPGNYKRTVKRVDDGYRLCNELVACFQERAKIEKAYSQQLYDWSRKWRGVVEKGPQYGTLEKAWHAFMDAADKLSEIHMELKERLMSEDSEKVRGWQKDAFHKQMMGGFRETKEADEGFRKAQKPWVRKLKEVEASKKTYHQARKEERTALTRENHAKADPTKSPEEVNKFTVRVDRCKQEAEKAKERYERALDELNRCNPRYMEDMEQVFEITQEAEKKRLLFFKDVLLDIHHHLDISSDEGYKALYRDLGQTINAASDVEDLRWWRNTHGPGMSMNWPQFEEWSPEANRPIGRKQRNSRASDDVVTLTNIVSATSEAPPTPQDTTRVPKDYSSDWSDEESPRKYIASNGVEDEEDEEEKVTS